One Huiozyma naganishii CBS 8797 chromosome 5, complete genome DNA segment encodes these proteins:
- the CCT3 gene encoding chaperonin-containing T-complex subunit CCT3 (similar to Saccharomyces cerevisiae CCT3 (YJL014W); ancestral locus Anc_5.163), with protein sequence MQAPVVVMNTQQERSQGREAQVSNIAAAKAVADVIRTCLGPKAMLKMLLDPMGGLVLTNDGHAILREVDVAHPAAKSMIELSRTQDEEVGDGTTSVIILAGEILAQCAPYLVEKGIHPVVIIRALKTALADALQVIDEVSRPIDTENEPAMLQLIKAAIGTKYVNMWSQKMCQLALKAVTTVRDPASGEIDTKRYVRVEKIPGGEVTDSKVLRGVLLNKDVVHPKMTRRVESPRVVLLDCPLEYKKGESQTNIEITNEADWNRILQIEEEQVKAMCEQILAVSPTVVITEKGVSDLAQHYLLRGGCSVLRRVKKSDNNRLARVTGATIVNRTSDLKESDVGTKCGLFNVELIGDEYFTSIGDATDPGACTVILRGGSKDILNEIDRNLQDAMAVTRNVFLSPSLSPGGGATEMAVSVRLAEKSKQLEGIQQWPYQAVADAMECIPRTLIQNAGGDPIRVLSQLRARHSAGEHTVGINGDSGKVTDMVEYGIWEPEVIKQQSIKTAIESACLLLRVDDIVSGVRRQE encoded by the coding sequence CGCAGCAGGAGAGGTCGCAGGGCAGGGAGGCGCAGGTGTCGAACATCGCTGCGGCGAAGGCGGTTGCGGACGTGATCAGGACGTGTCTGGGCCCGAAAGcgatgttgaagatgttgCTGGACCCGATGGGCGGGCTCGTGTTGACTAACGACGGCCACGCGATCCTCAGGGAAGTCGACGTTGCACACCCGGCGGCGAAGTCCATGATTGAGTTGTCCCGGACGCAGGACGAGGAGGTAGGTGATGGGACCACGAGTGTGATCATCCTTGCCGGGGAGATCCTCGCTCAGTGTGCTCCCTACCTTGTAGAGAAGGGGATTCACCCGGTCGTGATCATCCGTGCACTCAAGACCGCTTTGGCGGACGCACTACAGGTCATTGACGAGGTCTCGAGACCCATCGACACAGAGAACGAGCCCGCGATGTTGCAACTGATTAAGGCAGCGATCGGGACCAAGTACGTGAATATGTGGTCCCAGAAGATGTGTCAGCTTGCCCTAAAGGCAGTCACCACGGTTAGAGACCCAGCCAGCGGAGAGATCGACACGAAACGGTACGTCCGCGTGGAGAAGATCCCAGGTGGAGAGGTCACGGACTCGAAAGTGCTCCGCGGGGTTCTACTCAACAAGGACGTCGTACACCCAAAGATGACTCGCCGTGTTGAGTCCCCTCGGGTCGTACTGCTTGACTGCCCGTTAGAGTACAAGAAGGGAGAGTCCCAGACAAACATTGAGATCACAAACGAGGCCGACTGGAACAGGATCTTACAGatcgaggaggaacagGTAAAGGCCATGTGTGAGCAGATCTTGGCCGTGTCCCCGACAGTGGTCATCACGGAGAAGGGCGTCTCGGACCTTGCACAGCATTACCTCCTACGTGGCGGTTGCTCAGTTCTCCGTAGAGTCAAGAAATCCGATAACAACAGACTCGCTAGAGTCACAGGCGCAACTATCGTCAACAGGACAAGCGACCTCAAGGAGTCCGATGTCGGTACCAAGTGCGGACTCTTCAACGTGGAACTTATTGGTGACGAGTACTTCACCTCGATCGGGGACGCCACTGACCCGGGCGCATGCACGGTCATCCTACGCGGTGGATCCAAGGACATCCTAAATGAGATCGACAGGAACTTGCAGGACGCAATGGCAGTGACCCGTAACGTCTTTCTCTCACCCTCATTGTCCCCCGGTGGTGGCGCCACAGAGATGGCCGTCTCTGTTCGCTTGGCCGAGAAATCGAAGCAATTGGAAGGTATCCAACAGTGGCCATACCAAGCGGTCGCAGACGCCATGGAATGCATCCCACGTACCCTGATCCAGAACGCTGGTGGTGACCCGATCAGAGTGCTTTCGCAACTGAGAGCACGCCACTCCGCGGGAGAACACACCGTCGGTATCAACGGGGATTCGGGGAAAGTCACAGATATGGTCGAGTACGGTATCTGGGAACCAGAAGTCATCAAACAGCAGAGCATCAAAACGGCAATCGAGTCCGCGTGTCTATTGCTAAGGGTCGACGATATCGTGAGTGGTGTTAGAAGACAGGAGTAA